In Rhodospirillaceae bacterium, a single window of DNA contains:
- a CDS encoding helix-turn-helix domain-containing protein — MNSLNPASEQEPPPRYFNTKQAASYLNLSQQYLEIARHKGGGPLYIKLAKAVRYRVEDLDDWMDKHTQKHTADTSFPDTSPEPISQLGHNDGPPLDDDAKRYDTQTLKVGKKLRCDKNG, encoded by the coding sequence ATGAACTCGTTAAATCCAGCTTCCGAACAGGAACCCCCCCCTCGTTATTTTAACACAAAGCAAGCGGCTTCTTACCTCAACCTATCCCAGCAATATCTTGAAATCGCCCGCCACAAAGGTGGCGGTCCGCTTTACATCAAGCTAGCCAAAGCAGTTCGCTACCGCGTCGAAGACCTTGATGATTGGATGGACAAACACACACAGAAACATACTGCTGACACAAGTTTTCCTGATACTTCTCCTGAACCCATCTCCCAACTTGGACACAACGACGGCCCTCCCCTAGACGATGATGCCAAGCGTTACGACACCCAAACCCTCAAGGTTGGGAAGAAATTGCGTTGTGACAAAAATGGATAA